Proteins found in one Pseudomonas sp. P8_241 genomic segment:
- a CDS encoding ChuX/HutX family heme-like substrate-binding protein — MSEITGIATVHRTDGVEQVDIDRHLLRHLPSGLFNLHLKTTGVTQLWRVRKPSVDGIITSYEGFDAEGELVIQLFGVRKPGIPERDDWRALAEIATPLIG, encoded by the coding sequence CTGTCAGAAATAACAGGTATCGCTACCGTTCATCGCACAGATGGCGTTGAACAAGTCGACATTGATCGACACTTGCTGCGTCACTTGCCATCAGGTCTGTTCAACCTGCACCTGAAAACCACCGGTGTGACGCAGCTGTGGCGTGTGCGTAAGCCGAGCGTCGATGGCATCATCACCAGCTATGAAGGTTTCGATGCCGAAGGCGAACTGGTCATCCAGTTGTTCGGCGTGCGCAAGCCAGGCATCCCTGAGCGTGACGACTGGCGTGCCCTGGCTGAAATCGCCACTCCCCTGATCGGCTAA
- a CDS encoding heme/hemin ABC transporter substrate-binding protein, which translates to MRMKTLLACASVLVSQMAVADALPQRWISAGGAFSEWVVALGGESKLVGVDSTSQYPQSLHSLPGVGYQRALAAEGILALKPDILVGSVEMGPPPVLEQLKAAGVRIELLSAKPEVPALQHNLTELGELLGKEAEAQALMGGYLKRLQTQADWVRQAQQQAPAPRVLMLLSHSGGNLQVAGKDTLAAWMIQQAGGNSLGEHNGYKPVSNEAMLALDPQVIIFAGGRLEGEAARKALLEQNPILAQTRAGRDGRVLVIDPTLLVGGLGPRVPDALNRLASAFYPDVNVQTAEISQ; encoded by the coding sequence ATGCGTATGAAAACACTGCTGGCCTGTGCCAGCGTGCTCGTCAGCCAGATGGCCGTCGCCGACGCCCTGCCCCAGCGCTGGATCAGTGCCGGCGGCGCGTTCAGCGAATGGGTGGTCGCCCTCGGTGGCGAAAGCAAACTGGTGGGTGTCGACAGCACCAGCCAGTACCCGCAATCGCTGCACAGCCTGCCCGGCGTCGGCTATCAGCGTGCGCTGGCGGCCGAAGGCATTCTGGCGTTGAAACCGGACATTCTGGTGGGCAGCGTCGAAATGGGGCCACCGCCGGTGCTGGAGCAACTCAAGGCGGCCGGCGTGCGTATTGAGTTGCTGTCGGCCAAGCCTGAGGTGCCGGCGCTGCAACACAACCTGACCGAACTCGGGGAACTGCTGGGTAAAGAGGCCGAGGCGCAAGCGTTGATGGGCGGTTACCTCAAGCGCCTGCAAACCCAGGCCGACTGGGTCAGGCAGGCGCAGCAACAAGCGCCGGCACCGCGGGTGCTGATGCTGCTCAGCCATTCCGGCGGCAACCTGCAAGTGGCCGGCAAAGACACGCTGGCCGCGTGGATGATCCAACAAGCCGGCGGCAACAGCCTGGGCGAGCACAACGGCTACAAGCCGGTTTCCAACGAAGCCATGCTGGCGCTTGATCCGCAGGTGATCATCTTTGCCGGTGGTCGTCTGGAAGGTGAAGCGGCGCGCAAGGCCCTCCTGGAGCAGAACCCGATCCTGGCGCAAACCCGGGCCGGGCGTGACGGCCGGGTGCTGGTGATCGATCCGACATTGCTGGTGGGCGGCCTCGGTCCTCGCGTGCCGGATGCGTTGAACCGTCTCGCCAGCGCGTTCTACCCGGACGTCAACGTACAGACAGCCGAGATCAGCCAATGA
- a CDS encoding iron ABC transporter permease, with protein MLVFWLSLALGPVSLPLGDTLLAGMRLLGLPLEGGDTQQAELILGQIRLPRSLLGIAVGSVLALSGVAMQGLFRNPLADPGLVGVSGGAALGAAFAIVGGSMLGGMPPAMEPYLLSVSAFVGGLIVTAVVYRFGRRNGQTDVATMLLAGVAMTAMAGAGVGLFTYLADDATLRTLTFWNLGSLNGASYPRLWPLLIVTVGVALWLPRRAAALNAMLLGESEARHLGFDIERIKMELVLCTALGVGAAVAAAGLIGFIGLVVPHLMRLLVGPDHRVLLPASLLAGASLLLLADLAARLLLAPAELPIGIVTALIGAPFFLYLLVRGRS; from the coding sequence ATGCTGGTGTTCTGGTTGTCCCTGGCCCTCGGGCCGGTCAGCCTGCCGCTGGGCGATACGCTACTGGCCGGAATGCGTCTGCTCGGCTTGCCGCTTGAAGGCGGCGACACGCAACAGGCGGAGCTGATCCTCGGTCAGATTCGCCTGCCGCGCAGTCTGCTCGGCATTGCCGTCGGATCGGTACTGGCGCTGTCAGGCGTGGCGATGCAAGGGTTGTTTCGCAATCCCCTGGCGGATCCGGGCCTGGTCGGCGTCTCCGGGGGAGCCGCGCTGGGTGCCGCTTTCGCCATCGTCGGCGGCAGCATGCTCGGTGGAATGCCACCCGCCATGGAGCCCTATCTGCTGTCGGTGAGTGCCTTCGTCGGTGGCTTGATCGTGACGGCGGTGGTGTATCGCTTCGGCCGCCGCAACGGGCAAACCGACGTCGCGACCATGCTGTTGGCGGGCGTGGCGATGACGGCCATGGCCGGTGCCGGCGTCGGTCTGTTCACTTATCTGGCGGACGATGCCACCTTGCGGACCCTGACGTTCTGGAACCTGGGCAGCCTTAACGGCGCCAGTTACCCGCGCCTGTGGCCGTTGTTGATCGTCACCGTCGGCGTGGCGTTGTGGTTGCCACGGCGCGCAGCGGCACTCAATGCGATGCTGCTGGGCGAGTCGGAAGCCCGTCACCTGGGCTTCGACATCGAGCGGATCAAGATGGAACTGGTGCTGTGCACGGCCCTGGGCGTGGGTGCCGCCGTCGCGGCAGCCGGGTTGATCGGCTTTATCGGCCTGGTGGTGCCGCACTTGATGCGCCTGCTGGTCGGGCCGGATCACCGGGTCTTGTTGCCGGCGTCGTTGCTTGCCGGTGCCAGTCTGTTGCTGCTTGCCGATCTGGCGGCGCGCCTGCTGTTGGCGCCAGCCGAATTGCCGATCGGCATCGTCACGGCACTCATTGGTGCGCCGTTCTTTCTTTACTTGCTGGTACGAGGGCGTTCCTGA
- a CDS encoding autotransporter outer membrane beta-barrel domain-containing protein, with translation MNIGINTSQKPAFAGPFQMLVAIPAFFILSPAVLAATIVDNTTLDIDATTPAIDYLVRNEGVLNVTGASTREITATSGSTLNINGATITARDGIEGITITNSRGTLNQANVTSDTLALAVNRLSSSTQGSTVTATGGFYRGGEAGAQVTGMSTLTLINTEITGTGVNSVGLSILGGDVRATADTRISGDRAGVRMARDPSALGNNSLTLDNATVEGRNGAAIVVDTGISAKIDVLNNSTLQGKDNQLLLVQGASTANMTVANSTLKGNVNATGGSTANLTFDAGHMVGDVVKVDDASTTSVTLQNGSTLTGRLDKANGVTINSGSSWTLAGNDSVGTLAMNDGRVNFGAAGAPATYYQLNVGTLAGTGVFAMKGDFANGDHDFLNVTGVATGNFGLAVTASGLDAVSPQALTLVHTAAGDANFALQGGAVDLGTWSYELTRRSFENGETEWFLDPTTKTISPGAASVLALFYAPITIAYAEDASLRSRMGELRFNGGKTGFWMRGYGNKYNVSSGSGLAYKQTQQGLSLGADARLGDSQWLAGVMTGYSDSDLNVEQGTSGTINSYYLGPYVSWLDAASGYYFDATLKFNRYHNDAKVSMSDGTRAKGDYRSSGISASAEFGRHIALDQGYFVEPYAKLSTAVIKGQDYDLDNGMNADGDRARSVLGEAGATAGRTFDMDNGMKAQPYVRAALQQEFINNNRVTVNHDNQFNNDLSGSRGVLGAGIALAVTKDLQVHADVDYSKGEHIEKPYGLNLGVRWAF, from the coding sequence ATGAATATCGGCATTAACACGTCGCAAAAACCTGCCTTCGCAGGCCCATTCCAGATGCTGGTAGCGATACCGGCATTTTTTATTCTGAGTCCTGCCGTACTGGCAGCGACCATTGTCGATAACACCACGCTGGACATTGATGCAACGACGCCAGCCATCGACTATCTGGTGCGTAACGAGGGTGTGCTCAACGTCACGGGTGCAAGTACCCGGGAAATTACCGCGACCAGCGGGTCGACGCTGAATATCAACGGCGCAACCATTACCGCAAGAGACGGTATCGAAGGGATCACCATTACCAACAGTCGAGGGACGCTCAACCAGGCGAACGTCACCAGTGACACCCTCGCCTTGGCGGTCAACCGGTTGAGCTCATCAACCCAAGGCTCCACGGTAACCGCCACCGGTGGTTTTTACCGGGGGGGAGAGGCTGGCGCTCAAGTCACAGGCATGAGTACCCTTACGCTCATCAATACCGAAATTACCGGAACAGGCGTGAACAGCGTTGGCTTGAGTATTCTGGGTGGTGACGTGCGCGCAACGGCGGATACTCGCATCAGCGGTGACCGGGCGGGGGTACGCATGGCTCGCGACCCTTCTGCTTTGGGCAACAATTCACTGACGCTGGACAACGCCACGGTGGAAGGCCGTAACGGGGCGGCGATCGTGGTAGATACCGGCATCAGCGCGAAGATCGACGTGCTGAACAACTCCACACTGCAAGGCAAAGACAACCAGCTTCTGCTGGTGCAAGGCGCCTCCACCGCCAACATGACCGTCGCCAACAGCACCCTTAAAGGTAACGTCAATGCCACCGGCGGCAGTACCGCGAACCTGACGTTCGATGCGGGCCACATGGTGGGTGATGTGGTGAAGGTCGACGATGCCTCGACCACCAGCGTCACCCTGCAAAACGGCTCGACCCTCACCGGCCGCCTCGACAAGGCCAACGGAGTGACGATCAACAGCGGTTCGAGCTGGACGCTTGCCGGCAACGACAGCGTCGGTACGCTGGCGATGAATGACGGTCGTGTGAACTTTGGCGCTGCCGGTGCTCCGGCGACCTACTATCAGTTGAACGTCGGGACGCTGGCCGGCACCGGTGTCTTTGCCATGAAGGGCGATTTTGCCAATGGTGACCACGACTTCCTCAATGTCACTGGTGTGGCGACGGGGAACTTCGGTCTGGCCGTTACGGCATCCGGACTGGACGCGGTATCGCCCCAGGCGTTGACCCTGGTGCACACCGCCGCCGGCGATGCGAATTTTGCGCTGCAAGGCGGCGCGGTCGACCTGGGGACCTGGTCTTACGAACTGACCCGGCGCAGCTTTGAAAATGGCGAGACCGAATGGTTTCTCGACCCGACCACCAAAACCATCAGCCCCGGCGCCGCCTCGGTGCTGGCCTTGTTCTACGCTCCGATCACCATCGCGTACGCCGAAGATGCCTCGCTGCGCAGCCGCATGGGCGAACTGCGTTTCAATGGCGGCAAGACCGGCTTCTGGATGCGCGGCTACGGCAACAAATACAACGTGTCTTCCGGGTCCGGTCTGGCCTATAAGCAAACCCAGCAAGGCTTGTCCCTCGGTGCGGATGCCCGTCTGGGTGACAGCCAATGGCTGGCGGGGGTGATGACCGGTTACAGCGACTCCGACCTGAACGTCGAGCAGGGCACCTCCGGGACCATCAACAGCTACTACCTGGGGCCCTACGTGAGCTGGCTGGATGCCGCGAGCGGTTACTACTTTGACGCCACGCTCAAGTTCAATCGTTATCACAATGACGCCAAGGTCAGCATGAGTGACGGCACCCGCGCCAAAGGCGATTACCGCAGCTCCGGTATCAGCGCCTCCGCCGAGTTCGGGCGCCACATCGCACTGGACCAGGGTTACTTCGTCGAGCCTTACGCCAAGTTGTCGACCGCGGTGATCAAAGGGCAAGACTACGACCTGGACAACGGCATGAACGCCGACGGCGATCGCGCCCGCTCGGTGCTCGGCGAGGCCGGCGCCACCGCCGGCCGAACCTTCGACATGGACAACGGCATGAAAGCGCAACCTTACGTGCGTGCCGCGTTGCAACAGGAATTCATCAACAATAACCGCGTCACGGTCAACCATGACAACCAGTTCAACAACGACTTGTCCGGCTCGCGTGGGGTGCTGGGGGCGGGCATTGCACTGGCGGTGACCAAGGACCTTCAAGTGCATGCCGATGTCGACTACAGCAAGGGCGAGCATATCGAGAAACCGTACGGGTTGAATCTGGGGGTGCGCTGGGCGTTTTGA
- a CDS encoding SCO family protein, producing MSTLYSRRTVLQGMGLLSLGLLAGCDDSSKLSFKYGKDLSDKIMGRNFKLKDAQGETRMLGSYRGLMPMIFFGFTQCPAVCPTTLARAAQAKKLMGRDGERLQVIFITLDPERDTPEMLDTYVKAFDPSFEALYGTLEETAATAKEFGVFFEKVPSGDTYTLSHTATSFVFDSRGNLRLGLSASLTAQECADDLLTVMEVC from the coding sequence ATGAGTACTTTGTATTCCCGCCGAACTGTCCTGCAAGGCATGGGCCTTTTGAGCCTTGGTCTGCTCGCCGGTTGCGACGACAGCAGCAAGCTGTCGTTCAAGTACGGCAAGGACCTCAGCGACAAGATCATGGGGCGTAATTTCAAACTCAAGGACGCCCAGGGCGAAACGCGGATGCTGGGCAGCTATCGTGGCCTGATGCCGATGATTTTCTTCGGGTTCACCCAATGTCCGGCGGTGTGCCCGACCACGCTGGCCCGTGCGGCACAAGCGAAGAAGCTGATGGGACGCGATGGCGAAAGGTTGCAGGTGATCTTCATCACCCTCGACCCTGAGCGTGACACGCCAGAGATGCTCGACACCTATGTGAAGGCCTTCGACCCGAGTTTCGAAGCGCTCTACGGCACACTGGAAGAAACCGCTGCCACCGCCAAGGAGTTCGGCGTGTTCTTCGAAAAAGTCCCGAGCGGCGATACCTATACCCTGTCCCACACCGCGACCAGTTTTGTCTTCGACTCCCGAGGCAATCTGCGCCTGGGCCTGTCCGCGTCCCTGACTGCACAAGAGTGCGCAGACGATCTGCTCACCGTGATGGAGGTTTGCTGA
- a CDS encoding ChaN family lipoprotein — translation MRFLLLCAFSLLAACQTHHLAPLPASIAPQGRDHTDLGVIRELATGRTLTPQELVERLANAPRVLVGEQHDNPDHHALQLWLLRELAAQRPQGSLLMEMLNPDQQAKIDAAQAATRAGEPPADPFTALGWQANWDWSVYGALVTYALRQPYPLMSANLDRAQIMQIYKQRPVLQGEASTTQQVQVTLLDDIRQSHCGLLPEAQMPAMLAVQQQRDRRMAERLMAAPTPALLLAGAFHVRKDLGVPLHLKDLGAGEGNAVLVLAEVGKTVTAQSADYVWYTAAQPEQDHCAKLRR, via the coding sequence ATGCGCTTTCTGTTGCTCTGTGCATTCAGCCTGCTGGCTGCCTGCCAAACCCATCACCTCGCGCCACTGCCGGCATCGATCGCCCCGCAAGGACGTGATCACACCGACCTCGGCGTCATCCGCGAACTTGCCACCGGGCGCACGCTGACCCCGCAAGAACTGGTCGAACGACTGGCCAACGCACCTCGCGTGCTGGTCGGTGAACAGCACGACAATCCGGATCACCACGCCCTGCAATTGTGGCTGCTGCGCGAACTGGCTGCCCAGCGCCCGCAAGGCAGCTTGCTGATGGAAATGCTCAACCCCGATCAGCAGGCCAAAATCGATGCGGCACAAGCCGCCACGCGTGCCGGTGAGCCACCGGCCGACCCGTTCACGGCGCTGGGCTGGCAGGCTAATTGGGACTGGAGCGTCTATGGCGCGCTGGTCACCTACGCGCTGCGTCAGCCGTATCCGCTGATGTCGGCCAACCTCGACCGTGCGCAGATCATGCAGATCTACAAACAGCGACCGGTACTGCAAGGTGAAGCGTCCACCACGCAACAGGTGCAGGTGACGTTACTCGATGACATTCGCCAATCCCATTGCGGCTTGTTGCCCGAAGCGCAGATGCCGGCGATGCTCGCCGTGCAGCAACAGCGCGACCGGCGCATGGCTGAACGCTTGATGGCCGCACCAACGCCTGCGCTGTTGCTGGCCGGGGCTTTCCATGTGCGCAAGGATCTGGGGGTGCCGCTGCACCTGAAGGATTTGGGTGCAGGCGAAGGTAATGCGGTGCTGGTGCTGGCCGAAGTGGGCAAGACCGTGACGGCTCAAAGCGCGGATTACGTGTGGTACACCGCTGCGCAACCCGAGCAGGATCACTGCGCAAAGCTGCGTCGTTAA
- a CDS encoding heme ABC transporter ATP-binding protein: protein MLRANDLLVRRGSRTVLANIDIQLRPGEVLGVLGPNGAGKSTLLAALCGELAASEGKVSLDERPLADWPGQERAKRLAVLPQSSSLNFAFSVNEVVGMGRLPYASGRVRDAAIVAEALRAADALHLAGRSYLALSGGERQRVHLARVLAQLWPGAEGQTLLLDEPTSMLDPLHQHTILQAVRDFAERGAAVLVILHDLNLAARYCDHLLLLQQGLPHAYGTPAEVLTAEALAAVYGLEVLIHQHPERGHPLIIAR from the coding sequence ATGCTGCGGGCAAACGACTTGCTGGTACGCCGGGGCAGCCGCACGGTACTGGCGAATATCGATATTCAATTGCGCCCCGGTGAAGTGCTCGGGGTGTTGGGGCCCAATGGCGCCGGCAAAAGCACCCTGCTCGCCGCGTTGTGCGGGGAGCTGGCGGCCAGCGAAGGCAAGGTCAGCCTGGATGAACGCCCACTCGCTGACTGGCCGGGTCAGGAGCGGGCGAAACGGCTGGCAGTCCTGCCGCAAAGTTCCAGCCTGAACTTTGCGTTTTCGGTCAATGAAGTGGTCGGCATGGGGCGCCTGCCCTACGCCAGTGGCCGCGTGCGCGATGCCGCAATCGTCGCCGAGGCGCTGCGTGCCGCCGATGCCCTGCACCTGGCCGGGCGCAGCTATCTGGCCCTGTCCGGTGGCGAACGCCAGCGTGTGCATCTGGCGCGGGTGCTCGCTCAGCTTTGGCCCGGCGCCGAGGGGCAAACCCTGCTGCTCGACGAGCCGACTTCAATGCTCGATCCGCTGCACCAGCACACCATTTTGCAAGCGGTGCGCGACTTCGCCGAACGCGGTGCAGCGGTGCTGGTGATTTTGCATGACCTGAATCTGGCCGCCCGTTATTGCGATCATCTGCTGCTGTTGCAACAAGGTCTGCCCCACGCTTACGGAACACCGGCAGAGGTGCTGACCGCCGAGGCACTCGCGGCGGTGTATGGATTGGAAGTGCTGATTCACCAGCATCCGGAACGCGGCCACCCGTTGATCATTGCGCGTTGA
- a CDS encoding class I SAM-dependent methyltransferase, which yields MPDPQTTLLQTWHHNAHAWIEAIRSGAIASRQQVTDQAIVFAVLGCQPERVLDLGCGEGWLLRALAERGFTVVGVDGDATLVEAARMAGSSAVHLASYEALVETTVDIGRDYDLICANFALLHQDIIALLAAMNALLVPGGTLLIQTLHPWTVAAGDYQDGWREETFAGFAGQWQPMPWYFRSLSSWLNALDMAGFQLTALQEPQHPQSPMPQSLLLKAERRG from the coding sequence ATGCCTGACCCGCAAACCACCCTCCTCCAAACCTGGCACCACAACGCCCACGCCTGGATCGAAGCGATCCGCAGCGGCGCCATCGCCAGCCGCCAGCAAGTCACCGACCAGGCCATTGTGTTTGCAGTGCTGGGCTGTCAACCCGAGCGTGTACTTGACCTGGGGTGCGGCGAAGGTTGGCTGTTGCGTGCGCTGGCTGAACGGGGTTTTACAGTCGTCGGTGTGGACGGTGACGCGACACTGGTCGAGGCGGCGCGCATGGCGGGTTCTTCTGCGGTGCACCTGGCAAGCTATGAAGCCCTGGTCGAGACGACAGTGGATATCGGTCGCGACTACGACCTGATCTGTGCCAACTTTGCCCTGCTGCATCAGGACATCATTGCGCTACTCGCCGCGATGAATGCCCTCCTTGTTCCCGGCGGCACGTTGCTGATCCAGACATTGCATCCGTGGACCGTTGCAGCGGGCGACTATCAGGACGGTTGGCGGGAAGAAACCTTCGCCGGGTTCGCGGGCCAGTGGCAACCGATGCCCTGGTACTTTCGCAGTTTGTCGAGTTGGCTCAATGCGCTGGACATGGCCGGATTTCAGCTGACCGCTTTGCAGGAGCCGCAGCATCCGCAAAGCCCGATGCCGCAGTCATTGTTGCTAAAGGCCGAACGACGGGGTTGA